AAATTACCACTAACGTTTCGCATACCGGCATAGGTAAGGTGAGCGTTTTTTTGAGTAATTCGTCATTCGGTACAGAAACTGCTGACGACGGTACATTCAGATTAGCAGGTGTAAAACCGGGGCAGTATACCCTGGTGGCAAGTTCTATCGGTTTCCAGGAATATACGCAGTCCGTTTTGGTCGGAAACGAACCAATAAATCTCGATATTACTTTAAATCCAAAGGTTACCCAGCTCAGGGGTGTGGTCATCAGCAGCGAGGCGGATTGGAAACGCAATTATGAAATGTTCAGGAAGCAGTTCATTGGCGATGACGACAATGCCAAAAAGTGCGACGTGAAAAATCCCCACGAGCTGAACCTGATTTACCATGGCAAAAAGCTGCAATTAGAAGCCTGGACAAATGATTTCCTGGTGATCGAAAATAAGGCGTTGGGTTATCGTGTCAAATTCCTTGTCGATACGTTTTCTTCATCAGGTATACAGGACATTACCCAATGGCAGGGGCAGGTGGTTTTCCAGGAACTTCCGGGCAGCGTATCGCAGAAAAAAGCATGGAAACAAAAGCGTGCCGAAACCTATTATGGGTCATCGCGTCATTTTTTACGCTCACTTTATAAAAACACATTGGGTCAGGAGGGCTTCATTGTGTATAAACTGACACGCGAGCTAAACCCTGACAGGCCGGATGAGGGTGTCATTTTACACAATATCAAAAAATTTCAGCAAAGCTTTTACCGCGATTCGTTAAATTACTGGATATCCAAACAGAATATGTCGAGGTATTATCATGAAAACCTGATCAGGCAGCCTTTGCAGCCATACCAGGTCTGCGCCACAACAAGTCAACCCGGTATATTTCTGCTGCATTTTACAGATTGTCTTTACGTTATCTACACTCGCCGGCACGAAGAGACGGATTTTAAGGATTTGTACAGGCCCCTGGACATGGAGAATTTTGAAACAAGCATCCTAACTCTGCATGGGCCTTATGCGGTGTTTGATATGAATGGCGTAATTTTTAAAGATGTTCCATTAAGTGAGGGCACATGGTCAAAATCCAAAATAGCCGACCTGCTCCCGTTT
Above is a window of Mucilaginibacter ginsenosidivorans DNA encoding:
- a CDS encoding carboxypeptidase-like regulatory domain-containing protein produces the protein MSVKRLILILLLFPFISRAQTTTISGKITTNVSHTGIGKVSVFLSNSSFGTETADDGTFRLAGVKPGQYTLVASSIGFQEYTQSVLVGNEPINLDITLNPKVTQLRGVVISSEADWKRNYEMFRKQFIGDDDNAKKCDVKNPHELNLIYHGKKLQLEAWTNDFLVIENKALGYRVKFLVDTFSSSGIQDITQWQGQVVFQELPGSVSQKKAWKQKRAETYYGSSRHFLRSLYKNTLGQEGFIVYKLTRELNPDRPDEGVILHNIKKFQQSFYRDSLNYWISKQNMSRYYHENLIRQPLQPYQVCATTSQPGIFLLHFTDCLYVIYTRRHEETDFKDLYRPLDMENFETSILTLHGPYAVFDMNGVIFKDVPLSEGTWSKSKIADLLPFNYSPEDDK